DNA from Thermoanaerobaculia bacterium:
TCCCCCAGTTGATGCATCCGCCCGTCCCCGCGGCGCATCCGGCGGCGACGTTCTTGACGACCTTCGTGATCGCGTACTTCCCCTGCCCCATCTTCGAGTTCGTGCCGTCGACGCCCCCGAGCGGGTCAAGCGTCGTCGTCGAGGGGAGGTTCGCCATCGTCGTCGTGTTCGAGATGATCAGCATCACGTTCGGCGGCGCCGGCTTCTTCTCGATCAGGAGCTGGCGGTCGTCTCCGCGAGACAGCGCGGGAACCAAAAGAGCCGCGGTGAGCACGGCGGACGAAAGAAGGCGGAATCTGGACATGGCGCGCCCTTTCTCTTAATGGCCCACGTCTTCGACGCTCAACGGGACAGGCCCGATGACGAAGTCGACGGTGATCTGCTTCTGCGAATTGAGGAAGGCGTCGGTCGCGACGCTCGAGAGGCTGTATCCCTTGTCATAGAGCGGCGTCGAGTCGACGTTGATCTCGCTCCCGGGGTCGAGCTTGAAGTCGTTCAGCCGGAACGGGGAAACCTCGACGGAGAGCGTGTGCGTCGTGCTTCCGGGCATCAGGTCGGGAAGGTCGAAGCACCAGAAGGCCGCCTTCGCGCCGCCGCAGCTGTTCAGGGTGCCGGTGCCCTCGTACGTGGCGTGCTTCCCCTGGAGGTACGCGTACTGGATCCCGGAATCGGCGGCGTAGAACGTCTTGTTGACGGTCGCCTCGGCGCCCGCGATCTGGAACTCCGTCGTCGTCGAGAAGAGCAGCGCGAGCCCGAGGATCGTCAGGATGAACATGACGAGGATCGTGAGGATGAAGGCCGCGCCGCGCTCGGGATCGCGACGGAACCGGGACTTGCAGGGGTGAGCTCGTCGCATCGTCGTTTTCCTATTGAAGGGCGAAATTGCGTAGCTGGACGCGGACCGTGACGTTCCGGCGGTGATAGGCCATCGGGACGAGCGCTCCCCCCGCGGTCTTCGTGATCTGTGAGACGGTCTTCGCGAGGCTGTCCATCTGCGGGAAAGTCTGAGCATTCGGCCCCTTGTATTGCGGGTCGGGATTCTGCCCCTTGGTGACGATCGAGACCTCGATCGCCTTCAGCCTCGAAAGGTCCGAAGTCCGGTCGAGCGTGCCGCTCGTCGGCTCCCCCGTCACGTTCCAGAGCCATTCGTCCGCGCCCGCCGTCGCCGATTCGGAGGCGTCCACGCCGGCCGCCGGGATCGTGGATCCGCGGGCCGCCGTCACGGCGTTGCCGAAGTCCGTCTGGTTCGTGATCGAGATCGACCCGTCGGACGGATACTTGAGCGGGAGACCCGTCACCGGATCCGTTCTCACCGGGGCAGCGCCCGTGAAGGAACCCGTGCCCGCGACGGCGTCGTAGAAATCGATCCCATAAGCGACCTGGAGGTCTTCGACGTCGTCGGCGACCGGAGTCACCGTCGCGGTCGAGAACGGCGTGCCCGCCGCATCGCCATCGACCCAGTCCGCGACCGCGAGCTGCGGATGGCACGGGCCGGGCGAAAGCGTCGCGTTCGCGGGGGTGCAGTCCTGGCCTTTCTTGGGGCCGTCGTCGACGAAGAAGACGCGGTCGTCGAGGATTCCTCCGCGAGACGGCGTGTTGAGGCCCGTCGGGAACGCGCCGTTCTGCGTGATCGTCTGCCAGTAGACCGTGTCGGGCGACGCCGAGCTTCCCACGTCGATCGTGAGCGTGGCCTTCGTCCCGGAACCCGATCCGACCGAGACCGTCACCGGGTCCGCGCGGGTGATCTTGCCGACGCCCGCGTTGCCGAGGAGATCCGTCATCACGAACAGCCGGCCCTCGCTCGGCTGGGTCGCGCCTCCCACGGGAAACAGCGACATGTCGTTGGAGCCATACGGGTAGCACGCGCTCGTCGGATCGGCGGCCGCATCCTGGAACTTCGTGCACGGCTGGATCACCAGCGTCCCGGTCGTTCCGCTCGCCGGGGGCGCCCAACTCCCGGATCCGAGATCGTAGACGGAATTCAGCAGCACGCCGCGCACGTGGAGGAGGTCCGTGCCCGCCCGCACGTGGTGGGCTCCGTTCGAATCGCAAGGGCCGCCGATGCAGACCGTGTCGTTGGTGGAGTTGATGTCGTTCGAGTCGAAATCGGCGCTCGTGCCCCAATGCGTCGAGCCGAGGTTGAGCGAAACCGCGAGCTGCCGGAAGGTCCCGCCGTCAGCCACACTCGCCGAGATGCCGCCGGCGCCTGCCATGCGGGCCTCCCGGACGAGCTGGTACGAGCCGTACCGGGCGCTCTGCTGGGCGTCGGTGACGGAGGTCTCCGCCTTCGCCATCCGGTTGCTCCTGTCGAAAAGCGTGGCCATCGCGACGATCACGATCACGACGATCACCAGCGAGACGAGGAGCTCGATCAGGGAAAAGCCGCGGCTGCCGTGTTTCCTTCCCATCGTCGTCGTCCTATGGAGACTTGTAAGCGGTCATGCGGATCTGCTTGCCCTGGTACCCGGCGGGGAAGAGTCCGGCGATCGTGTTCGAGCCTTCCGCGTAGGTCGAGCCCGACAGACTGCTCCTCGCGGACGCGACGTACACGCTGATCATCTTGACGCCGGGAGACAACGTCCACGCCGGGTTGCCGTCGTCGACCGCGTTGGCAATGTCGGGTACCGCGCCGGGCGCCGGTAACGCCGTCGACGGAAAATCGCGGACGACGTAGACGAGCTCATACGGGCCGACGAGCGGGCGCCGATACGCTTGTCCGGGCTTGCTCTGGAACGTCGCGGTGGCAGGAACCGCGAGGCGGGCATCCGTGAACGAGTACTGGAGGATTTCTTCGAGCTGCTGCTTGGCGAGCGAGTTCAGGCTCGAGTAATCCCAGCCGACCGCGTTGCTTTTCATGGAATTGGCGAAGAGCGGGGCGATCGCGAGCATCGCGAGAGCCATGAGGCCCATCGACACGATCACCTCGACCAGCGTGAACCCGGACAGGCGGCGGCGTTTCTTCATCTCAATACCACTTCCAGGGAGGCAACTCGTAGGTTGGAGTTCCCCCGGGCACCAGCTTCGTCATGACGATCTTTCCGGTCGCCGGTGTCGTTACCGCGATCTGCAGGGTGTTCGAGTGCGTGTCGAGCACGTACACCGCTTTGTCCCCACCGCTCCCGACCGACCCGAAGGGCGTGAACACGATGTACGCCGTAGCCGCGGAAGTCGAAGGAGAGGGCTTGCCAGGATCGTCGATCCGCAGGATCACCCGATGGCCATCGGGGTCGAGAAGATCGGAATGCACGATGACGTCGGGCGGAACGGTGCTGGTGTCGAGAACGCCGTCCGGTTTCGCATCGACGAACGTGATCGCCGTGTTGTAGGCGCCGATCGCCGAGGACGGATCCGTCGAGAGCACGACGCCGACGTTCTGCCCGCGCTTGATCGCCTGGAGGCGCGCGGCGAGCACCGTCATGTCGATCTCCCGTGCCACGCCGTCGACGCGGCTGCGATGCAGGATCGTCCCGAAGAACGGAATGCCGATTGCGAGGATCAACCCCATGATCGCCATCACGATCAACATTTCGACGAGACTGAAGCCTCGACATCTTCGACGGTTCTCGAGCTGCACTGGACAATCGAACAAGCAGGTCCGATGCCGCGCCGCGGGCGCCTACGGATACCCCGTAAGTAGCTGGGATGTATGGCACCGAACTGAAGGGGACTGTCCGGGGTGTCAGGTCGGGGGTGTTCGATTTCTATACGGCGATGGCCAGAAATGATCCAGGCTCGCGATCGGGCTCAATCGCCGGCAGACTCCTCTACGACCTTCAGCTTCGCATACAGCGTCGCGCGGGTGATTCCGAGGATCTCGGCCGCCGCGGACTTGTTGCCGCCGGTCAGCCGGAGGACCTCGGCGACGTACTCGCGCTCCTTCTCCTCGAGCGTCGGAAGCGCGCTCTTGCCGGACGCTTCGCGAGGAACACCGAGGAGGCGCGTGATCTCGGGGGCGTCGATCGTGGCGTCGGTCGCGAGGATCGAGATGCGCTCGGCGAGGTTCCTCACCTCGCGGACGTTGCCGGGCCAAGAATAAGCGGAAAGGAGGCGCTGCGCCGCCGCCGTGAGGGCGCGCCCCTGGGAATGCCCCGCTTTCGCGTCGAACTCCACGAGGAAGCGCGCCGCGAGGAGCGGCGCGTCGCCCGGGCGCTCGCGCAACGGAGGCAGGAGAAGCTCGAGGACGTTCATCCGAAAATAGAGGTCCTGGCGGAAACGCCCCGCCGCGACCTCGGCCTTGAGGTCCCGGTTGGTCGCGACGATCACCCGGACGTCGACGACCCGCTCGGCGATCCCGCCGACACGATGGAACCGCTTTTCCTCGATCGCCTTGAGCAGCCGCGCCTGGAGAGAGAGGTCGATCTCGGCGACCTCGTCGAGGAAGAGCGTGCCGCGGTGGGCGAGCTCGAAGAGTCCCGGCTTGGCCGACGCGGCGCCGGTGAAGGCCCCCTTCTCGTGGCCGAAGAGCTCGGACTCGAGGAGGTCGCGGGAGAGCCCCGCGCAGTTGACGTTGACGAAGGGCGCCGCCGACCGCGCGCTCCAGCGGTGGATCTGCCGCGCGAGAGCCCCCTTGCCGGTCCCGCTCTCCCCGGTCAGGACGACCAGCGCGTCCGAACGCGCGACCCTCTTGGCTTCCGACAGGAGGGTGGAGATCGCCGGCGACTCGCCCCAGAAGAGCTCCGGCGCCGAGCGGTCGATCTCGCGCTTGAGCGCGCGGTTCTCCCGTTCCAGGCGCTGCGCGTCCGCGATCCTCCCGAGGACGTGGAAGAGATGCCCGGTCGAAACGGGTTTGGTCAGGAAGTCCTCGGCGCCCATCTTGACGGCCTCGACCGCGTTCTCGATCGTGCCGAACCCGGTCATCACGACGACGCGCGCGTCGGGGCGCGCCTCCCGC
Protein-coding regions in this window:
- a CDS encoding pilus assembly PilX N-terminal domain-containing protein codes for the protein MRRAHPCKSRFRRDPERGAAFILTILVMFILTILGLALLFSTTTEFQIAGAEATVNKTFYAADSGIQYAYLQGKHATYEGTGTLNSCGGAKAAFWCFDLPDLMPGSTTHTLSVEVSPFRLNDFKLDPGSEINVDSTPLYDKGYSLSSVATDAFLNSQKQITVDFVIGPVPLSVEDVGH
- a CDS encoding prepilin-type N-terminal cleavage/methylation domain-containing protein; translated protein: MGRKHGSRGFSLIELLVSLVIVVIVIVAMATLFDRSNRMAKAETSVTDAQQSARYGSYQLVREARMAGAGGISASVADGGTFRQLAVSLNLGSTHWGTSADFDSNDINSTNDTVCIGGPCDSNGAHHVRAGTDLLHVRGVLLNSVYDLGSGSWAPPASGTTGTLVIQPCTKFQDAAADPTSACYPYGSNDMSLFPVGGATQPSEGRLFVMTDLLGNAGVGKITRADPVTVSVGSGSGTKATLTIDVGSSASPDTVYWQTITQNGAFPTGLNTPSRGGILDDRVFFVDDGPKKGQDCTPANATLSPGPCHPQLAVADWVDGDAAGTPFSTATVTPVADDVEDLQVAYGIDFYDAVAGTGSFTGAAPVRTDPVTGLPLKYPSDGSISITNQTDFGNAVTAARGSTIPAAGVDASESATAGADEWLWNVTGEPTSGTLDRTSDLSRLKAIEVSIVTKGQNPDPQYKGPNAQTFPQMDSLAKTVSQITKTAGGALVPMAYHRRNVTVRVQLRNFALQ
- a CDS encoding type II secretion system protein; amino-acid sequence: MKKRRRLSGFTLVEVIVSMGLMALAMLAIAPLFANSMKSNAVGWDYSSLNSLAKQQLEEILQYSFTDARLAVPATATFQSKPGQAYRRPLVGPYELVYVVRDFPSTALPAPGAVPDIANAVDDGNPAWTLSPGVKMISVYVASARSSLSGSTYAEGSNTIAGLFPAGYQGKQIRMTAYKSP
- a CDS encoding GspH/FimT family pseudopilin; its protein translation is MQLENRRRCRGFSLVEMLIVMAIMGLILAIGIPFFGTILHRSRVDGVAREIDMTVLAARLQAIKRGQNVGVVLSTDPSSAIGAYNTAITFVDAKPDGVLDTSTVPPDVIVHSDLLDPDGHRVILRIDDPGKPSPSTSAATAYIVFTPFGSVGSGGDKAVYVLDTHSNTLQIAVTTPATGKIVMTKLVPGGTPTYELPPWKWY
- a CDS encoding sigma-54 dependent transcriptional regulator, with the protein product MREPPPDPAPDSLSGFRVLVVDDEESIRFGLSRLLAQRGAQTEAAPSIGAAVALLEKFRPDAILLDLKLPDAEELSGLRRLREARPDARVVVMTGFGTIENAVEAVKMGAEDFLTKPVSTGHLFHVLGRIADAQRLERENRALKREIDRSAPELFWGESPAISTLLSEAKRVARSDALVVLTGESGTGKGALARQIHRWSARSAAPFVNVNCAGLSRDLLESELFGHEKGAFTGAASAKPGLFELAHRGTLFLDEVAEIDLSLQARLLKAIEEKRFHRVGGIAERVVDVRVIVATNRDLKAEVAAGRFRQDLYFRMNVLELLLPPLRERPGDAPLLAARFLVEFDAKAGHSQGRALTAAAQRLLSAYSWPGNVREVRNLAERISILATDATIDAPEITRLLGVPREASGKSALPTLEEKEREYVAEVLRLTGGNKSAAAEILGITRATLYAKLKVVEESAGD